Within Bos mutus isolate GX-2022 chromosome 24, NWIPB_WYAK_1.1, whole genome shotgun sequence, the genomic segment TCGGAGACAAAAATACCTAGAAAAAATATGGGTTATTACTGAGGAAATGTATGAATATTCTAAGGTCCGCTCTTGGGGCAAACAACTTCTTCACAACCATCAAGCTACTAACATGATAGCACTGCTGACCGGGGCTTTGGTGACTGGGGTAGATAAAGGGACTAAGGTAAATCTATGGAAACAGGTTGTAGTAGATGTGATGGAAAAGACAATGTTTCTGTTGAATCACATTGTCGATGGCTCTTTGGATGAAGGTGTGGCCTATGGAAGCTACACAGCTAAATCAGTCACACAGTATGTTTTTCTGGCCCAGCGCCACTTTAATATCAACAACTTGGATAACAACTGGTTAAAAATGCACTTTTGGTTTTATTATGCCACCCTTTTGCCAGGCTTCCAAAGGACCGTGGGGATAGCAGATTCCAATTATAACTGGTTTTATGGTCCTGAGAGCCAGTTAGTTTTTTTGGATAAGTTTGTCttaaagaatggagctggaaatTGGTTAGCTCAGCAAATCAGAAGGCACCGACCTAAAGATGGACCCATGGTCCCCTCCACTGCCCAGAGGTGGAGTACCCTTCACACTGAATACATCTGGTATGACCCCCAGCTCACCCCACAGCCTCCTGCAGAATATGGCACTGCAAAAATGCACATGTTCCCTAACTGGGGTGTGGTCACTTATGGGGCTGGGCTGCCAAATACACAGACCAATACCTTTGTGTCTTTTAAGTCTGGGAAGCTAGGAGGGCGTGCTGTGTATGACATAGTTCACTTCCAGCCATACTCCTGGATTGATGGGTGGAGGAGCTTCAACCCTGGACATGAACATCCGGATCAGAACTCATTTACCTTTGCCCCCAACGGGCAGGTGTTTGTTTCCGAAGCTCTCTATGGACCTAAGTTGAGCCACCTGAACAACGTACTGGTGTTCGCGCCGTCACCCACAAGTCAGTGTAATAAGCCCTGGGAAGGTCAGCTGGGAGAATGTGCACAGTGGCTCAAGTGGACCGGCGAGGAGGTTGGTGATGCGGCCGGGGAAATCATTACTGCCTCTCAGCACGGGGACATGATATTTGTGAGTGGGGAGGCCGTGTCGGCTTACTCTTCAGCAATGAAGCTGAAAAGCGTGTATCGGGCTTTGCTTCTCTTAAACTCTCAGACTCTGCTAGTTGTTGATCATGTCGAGAAGCAAGAAGATTCcccaataaaatctgtcagtgccTTCTTCCATAATCTGGATATTGATTTTAAGTACATCCCATATAGGTTCATGAACAGGTATAATGGCGCCTTGATGGACGTGTGGGATGCTCACTACAAGATGTTTTGGTTTGATCATCGTGGCAGTAGCCCCCTTGCTAGTATACAGGAAGCAGAGCAAGCCGCTGAATTTAAGAAACGGTGGACTCAGTTTGTCAATGTTACGTTTCAGATGGAATCCGCAATCACAAGAATCGCATATGTCTTCTATGGACCATATGTCAATGTTTCCAGTTGCAGATTTATTGATAATTCCAATTCTGGACTTCAGCTTTCTCTCAATGTCAATAACACCGACCATGTTGTTTCGATCGTGACTGACTACCAGAACTTGAAGACAAGGTTTGACTACCTGGGATTTGGCGGCTTTGCCACTGTGGCTGATCAGGCCCAAGTAACCCGCTTCGGTTTGGGCACTGAGGCAATAGTAAAGCCCATAAGACGCGATAGAGTTATTTTCCCCTTTGGATTTAAATTTAATGTAGCAGTTGGGTTGATTTTGTGCATCGGCCTGGTGATCTTAACTTTTCAGTGGCGGTTTTACCTTTCTTTTAGAAAGCTTATGCGGTGGATCCTCATCCTTGTTATTGCCTTGTGGTCCGTTGAACTGCTGGACGTGTGGAGCGCTTGCACGCAGCCCATCTGTGCCAAGTGGGCGAGGCCGGAGACCGAGGCAAGCGGGCAGGCGCTGGCCCCGGGAGGCCAGCGCACAGACCCGCCGGACGTCGTCATTACCTCACTTCCTGGTTCCGGAGCCGAGATTCTCAAACAACTCTTCTTCAACAGCAGTGACTTCCTCTACATCCGGGTCCCCACAGCCTACATTGACATCCCGGAAACGGAATTGGAAATCGACTCCTTTGTGGACGCCTGTGAATGGACGGCGTCCGAAGTCCACGGCGTGCGTTTCCGTTTACTCCGAGGCTGGTTGCAGTCCTTGGTCCGAGACACGAAACTCCATTTGCAGAACATCCATCTGCATGAACCCAGTAGGGGGAAACTGGCCCAGTATTTTAGCATGaataaagacaagaaaaggaagttGAAAAGGAGAGAGTCTCTGGCAGAACAAAGAAGCAGAATGAAAGGCGCCTTTGACAGAGACGCTGAATACGTCCGGGCTCTGCGGAGACACCTGGTCCACTACCCCAGTGCGCGGCCAGTGCTCAGCCTGGGCAGCGGGAGCTGGACGTTAAAGCTGCATTTCTTTCACGAGGTGTTGGGAGCCTCCATGAGGGCCTTGTACGTGGTGAGGGACCCTCGGGCGTGGGTTTATTCCATGCTGTACAGTAGTAAACCTAGCCTTTACTCTTTGAAGAATGTACAAGAGCACTTAGCTAAGCTGTTTAAAACGGAGGGAAGTGCAGGCCGTTGTACCTTGAACTCAGGCTATGCTGTGGAGTATGAATTGTTGCGGAAGGAACTGTTGGCATCCAGACCTCACCCAGTCTCGCTGCTGGCCCATGCGTGGCTGGCAAACACGGCTGCTGCCCTGAGGCTAAATGCAGACCTGCTGCCCACCAGCTACCAATTAATCAAGTTTGAAGATCTTGTGCATTTCCCTCAGAATACCACGGAAAGGATTTTTGCCTTCCTTGGAATTCCTTTATCTCCTGCTACTTTAAACCAAATATTGTTTGCCACCTCCACAAACCTTTTCTATCTTCCCTACGAAGGGGAGATATCACCCGCTAATACTAACGTTTGGAAACGAAACTTGCCGAAGGATGAAATTAAACTGATTGAGAACATCTGCTGGACGCTGATGGATCGTCTAGGATACCCAAAGTTTATGGACTGAATGCTGCAGGTCAGCAGAGATTTGCACTAATACTTTCCAACCCAATTTGTGGATATGAATTAgaagtttgtttattcttgtactgtgtgtgtttgtgtgtgtgtttgtgatcaATTTGTTACATGCAgagagagattattttaaaaataagcaccgTATTTGGCCTAGCAGGATTTATTTTTGTCACCACTTCCCTTGCctttgtttctgaatttttttctgctaATATGTTTCTGCCACAGAGGCTTAGATGAAGTTATATTACCATGGTCAGGGGAGATAGGAGGATTATAAAGGTTTTTGTCTAACTCTCTGCTTCATCTGTAACTCAGCTGATCTAGCCCAGAACCTCATGCACTGCTGAAAGCCTGGCAGTTGCTGCTTTACCCAAGCGCCTCTTGCTTTCAAGATGAACTGCAGAAGTTTCCTAGTTTTTTAGAAGGTGTCCCAACACATTTATCTTGCacgccacacatacacacaaatcctTTTATCGTGTAGAATGTTCACAGATATCACTGGGGAAATGGTGAAAGCTCCTATTGGAATTATCGGATCCCTTCTGGAAAATACAAATGGAAATACagaatggacttttttttttttaggtcagaAACAGTGACCTGAAAATCCTCCTTCAAGTTTTTTACTTAGAAGTTATAAGGAATCAGTCTTGGAACAGTGGATGCCAAGGGCTGGTAGGGTATTTTAGGCCCTCTTGTCTCTTTAAAATCCTCTCATTCTTGCTTCCTTGAAACTGCAGCTGTTCACCATTACCGCTCCCACCCTGTCCTTTCTGCCACTGTCACGCAAAACAGTCAGTAGTTGCTAATGGCTAAACTCTGATATTTgtggggattttttttctccttgtcctGTTGATTAATTTTGTGTCAAAGCCTGAGACCACCTTAGAATCAGATTTCTCCTTGTGGAAGCATCACTGTATGAGTCaaagcagtgctgctgctgccagTGTTTTTTTAGACTGGAAACAGAATTGGAAAACTGCCTGACTTATCCTGCGTCCCTTTGAATGAGTCTCCAGACTGCCGGTGTCTGCAGAAGTTGAAGGCCAATGGCAGATGATGTCAGAGGCATCTGCTTCCTTTACCATCTGCATCTTATTATAAATGTTGTCGTCATAACACatggttcattttattttggtAGACGCTGAAATCAAAATGTGATGCCATTAGAAACCAGTGGAGCAATTACAATGAACTGGATGAAACCATGAGGCAGTGTGGGGACTTAATGCAAATCTCTGTGTAGACTGCAGTCTTCCTGATGTTTCAGACTGTAGTTTCACACCACCCCCCTCACCCTCCAGGCGCTAACACTTGGAATTCTGTCATTCTGACCTAGATAAAAGTGGCTCTTTCTCAGTAGTTTGTTGTTATGTCAAAATGTGCCTCCAGGGTGATCAAGCTGTGGGTATGTTACATTCCAGCTGAAGCTAACCAGGCTGTCATTTTTCTTCCGTTACAGTAGGAAAACAGCTCTCTCCTACGCCCCCACCTCTACTTCCTGGTGTAGCTCTCCCTGCCCTCTCTCTACAAtgtcaaaatgaatgaaaatcctGTTGGATTAATACAGGTTGAGAGGGCAACCAAAGACTCAAATCCGTACTATTATTCTCAAGGAAGATTATTCTTCCTATCTCAGGGTTATCGTGATGCATGTAACATTTCTACATGGATGATAACACCATTTCCATTACTGGTCAGAGTCTCAGTGTCTGCTTTCAATTTCCAGGATGTGTGATCGTATATCAAATAAAAAGGCTTTGGGTTGAAAATAATATGAGGTTCGATCAAGGTAAGAATTACCAATGTTTGCAGATAGCAGCAGAGAACACCGATTCTGGACCACTGCCTTTCCTTTAACTTTGCACAGAAACATGCTCACAGGCAGAAGAGAGCCAGGTTAAGTATGCACAGGGGTTGGGGAGAgatgcagaaaatgaaaaagagcagTTCTGTGAATGAATATGGGAACAAGATGAGAATACATTATTAATAGATAAGGAAAGGGACGCACTTAAAGTGATCTTCACAGGGTATCTTTCACCACTTAGCAAGGTCAGGGTGAATTTCCCTGTCTACTTCTGACCCAAGGGAAAGTTTGCTGGAGGAGACTAATGTTCACAGGTTCTGTTTCTGAGGAATGTTACACGTAGGTGAAAGCTGGCCCAGCCGTTGCATGTGCAAGGACTTGTACATGCTTGGGACCCACTGCCTTAACATCCAATTATGATCTCAGAACACCTAGGTCCTGCACTTCCAGAGTGTTATCCTAGGAAAAATGTGAACTTACTTTTACTACATTTTCACTCTGATCatcacaaaaataattaaagcaaCCCTGATGACTTTATGACATTTTCAAAGGAAACACAAAATGTTCTTTCCATAAAAACAATTCTTTCCTTCATTAATTTCCCCAAACTTGGGCCCAATTGGaataaaagcatttattaataCTGTTTACATattgaaattctgaaagaatggATTAGGTTTGCTGACATAAAAAGTAGCTTAAGTGTGGTGATAATGTTGATCTAGTTTTCAAAATTTAGAAATGATGCAAATTACTCACTTTGGATGAGAGAGGCCATATCCATAGCCGAATTTACTGTAATGACAAttccagaaaggaaggaaatgggagAACCTGCTCAGGAGAAAGAAGAAGTCTATGATTATACTTAATCTATAGAAACCCAGAAAGGCATGAATTTTAGGTAGATACACTTTAATACCTACATACTGAGCCTAGAACCTGAGTATTAGATGTTTGATTAACTGGGTTTTTGGACAAACAGAATAATTAGTACTATAAATGCCTGGCAGGAATGGGGTAATTGTGTCTAATTCCCAGACGTGGTATAGGATCTGCCATAAATACCTTCATATTTGAAGAGACTCTCTCCACACACtagttatgtttaattttttttttctttttgtagaaatGCCACCCCTTCTGTCTGCCATTGACTTGATTGGCATCATTTATCAGCACAGTTTTTGGTGATTTGGTTTAGGGTCATCATAGATGCTGTGtgtattaatcactcagtcatgtgtgactgcgaccctgtgaactaaagcttaccaggctcctctgttcttgaaattttccaggcaaggatactgaagtgagttgccatttccttctccagggtatcttcccaacccagggatcaaacccaggtctcctgcattgcaggcagatgctttaccatctaagctactaTATAAAGTCTATCTCATTCAGTTATCTATAAGTAAATATGGACAATGGTTTTAAACTCTGACTTAATTCTGATCATAATTAGAAAAATGTCACTAATTTAGTGAAAAGTGTAAGTAGAAGATAATATGTTATAACACCACTTACAGAGGTAAGGGAGCCTAATATTCTAAGACAGATCTAGGAATTTAATATACATATGTGGGCTATCTACTGCTTGTTTAAATATAGACCAAAGTATGTCTAAAAATAGCTGCTAAGGCAATGTTTTCCATACTTGACTAGTATCATTATTTCCCTTCATGTTGGcagaaaaattcaaataacattttaagaactagactgaatttttgttttttattttttttttgcacaaagaATGGAAGGAACTTAAAACAGATTCTCACATTCTCTAGCTAACTTGTAAATGCTTGAGCTGTAATTTACATGAGCTTATGTTGTGTTTAGTCCAAGTAACATGTTTAGTTCCATTTCCAAAGATAGGTTTGGAGAAAGCTTCCAAACCTTAGCCGGGTATCttgtttttgttcttcattttcatttttctttcacatcTATCCAGTTACGCAGCGAAGAAAACCTATACTGGAGACCATAGCCCagtttattctgctgctgctgctgctgctaagtcgcttcagtcgtgtccgactctgtgcgaccccatagacggcagcccaccaggctcccccatccctgggattctccaggcaagaccactggagtgggttgccatttccttcttcaatgcatgaaagtgaaaagtgaaagtgaagtcgctcagtcgtgtccgactcttagcgaccccatggactgcagcccaccaggctcctctgtccatgggattttccaggcaagagtactggagtggggtgccattgccttctccgccagttTATTCTAACTATATGTATAACATGACTCCTCTGTTAATAAAAAGCTAAAAGCAACTTGGCTATGGTTGGGATAATTTGTAATAGCCCTCTTCTTTAGGTCTTTGGGTACCTGTGCTAGGATTTTGTCTGGAGCTGAGAAGGCAGATTTGGGAAATGCAGTCCCATGATTTCAGCTACTAAACTTGTACCCTTCAATGATGGACAAGCCATGACTCCACTCTTGTAAGCTAATTTTAAGTCCTGCCTTCAGTCCATTTCACTCTTCTCTGTACTTTGTCCTAACTTACTAAGTAGTAAGAACATCCTGGTACTGTATACCTGGGCTCCACAATTGCCCCTCCTATCACTGGTGGAATCTCCATTTGAGCAGGAGATCTATGAAAGGAAGGTTGGTGCAGGTTCCTTGAGTCATTCCGATAGGTGGTGCAGAGGGTTGGCATAGTGGAGACTTTTGCTTTTAAAGACAGAAGGATCCATCATAAATTAGTCTCAGTATGTGCTGCACAGAACCTTAACGTTTTCATGTTCATCATTACAATCTTCACAACTCACTGGTGTTGATTTTACAGGTAGATCTGAAGCCTGTATTCTCTTTGCAGGGAATCTGTTTTTGTGAAGACATTTGGAGCAGGTTTACAATTCAGTTATCAATTCACGGTAGTTTTAGGGTATCTACCACCAAGGTATTGATTTGCATGAgggaagaagacaaaaatgagTTGACTTTGTGCCTTCCCTGTGAAGAATTGGTGTTCTCGCCAGAGACTTCAGAGCCAGTAGGAATTCatcaagaggagaaggagaggaagggcaTGCCAGTAGCGATTACCACCCAAGGAGAGGCACCACAAAGTGTCAGCTGCTCTGCCTTAGAAATGGTGGTTATGAGAAAAGGAAGTAGTTTATGGAGCTTCAGTACATTTGGAGAGAGATCACCATCCATGCTTTTCCTAGTTAGATTTGACTCTATCATCACAGGACATCCCATCAGTAAGTAGTGATAGGCACAAGCGGAACAAAACTGCTGACACTCTCTCCCAATTCTCCCCTGACTTAATTGCCCCAACACATTTCTCACAAAGAAATGTGGTCCATAACTGAACAGCAAGGGATGCCCTGAAGAGAAGGCTGTGTGAGTGTGGTTGGACTAGGGTGCATGCAGATTGCTGCTGGTAATAGCAGTAAAGGATAACTCAGGGTATCTCATCTGGGCTCCAGCTGGCCAGTAgcatctccttttccttccccgGCCCTCTCAGTGCCTCCAGATTCATATTACCAGGCGGAGCTGACCAATCCTAAGAaggcagcagtgaacaaaacctaTGGAGCTGACAGTCAACCAAATATATTGGGGCGGGGGGGAACTGTTCTTATTCCTACTATGAAAATAGTAGAActaaggaaaggagggaaggaaggaattcTGAACCTAAATCTGAACACAAAGTAAGGTGTATAAGGAGAACTGTTTCTCTAACAATTGAGTTAATTATTGTATGAACTGTTTAAGAATCTCTTTGAAATCTTATTATAGCTAAAActtcagaaaaaaggaaagattgtAATCTGAACAAACCTTTTCTATAGTACATTGCAGTTACTCTTTCTATCTTATTTCTTTTAACTATTTCTGTATTGCTGTGACTCTTGAGATGAAATGAATTTTTCCTTTCAAGGGTACTAACACTGGTGTTGAATTGCATCTAAGTGTTAGGTTTTACAGCTTTCTAGATAGTGTGGTGTTTTCCTATATACTATCTCCCTCTCTGTTTCCAAGTGAGGGGTATATACAATGATCCCAGTGATTTAAGGAACCAGACATTCATACACATGGGACATCCATGGTGCTCTTCATTCTTTTGGAAGTTAATTCACCTCCCATCACCATCACTTTTCTCACTTCATGAGTAAATGAACAACACAGAAATCTCTAATCCCTGCATTAAAATCTGACATCCCTCTACGGACAATGCATAAACCACTTCTTACCTTATTCATTTCATAATGGAAATAATGCTCCCAAACTTTGTTCTACTACAATGAAAGATAACTGCCCAACTTTATTAgtgtttatttattgttttaagtgttcatttattcctttgcCTTGTTCCAAaagattaattttgttttatatatttgtttaaagtTTCTGGGATTTTAAAATAAGGCTTTTTAAACTATATTGAGCTATTTTAACTTGATGCCTTAATGCAGTATTCCACAAAACTTTGAAGGGAGATTTACAAGAACACAATACAACCAAGAAGTGATGAAATTGCTTCCATAAAACACCCATGAAAAGACAACTACATATAAAGAGTGCAGTTAATAAAAGTTAACCCTACACAGTGAAATAGGTGGGTTCTgctcttcatttttattccaaaCATTAACCTGGGGGTCCTGGCATTCAGTGTTAACTCGAACACATCACACTCACAGTGGGCTTATGTGCACCAAGGAACTcgtgttatttttctttagattgaccaaaataaactgaaatgtaCATGCATTCAGTTATACTTtataaggctatggtttttcctgtggtcatgtatggatgtgagagttggactgtgaagaaggctgagtgcagaagaattgatgcttttgaactgtggtgttggagaagactcttgagagtcccttggactgcaaagagatccaaccagtccattgtgaaggagatcagccctgggatttctttggaaggaatgatgctaaagctgaaactccagtactttggccacctcatgcgaagagttgactcattggaaaagactctgatgctgggagggattgggggcaggaggagaaggggatgacagaggatgagatggctggatggcatcactgactcgatggacgtgagtctctgaactctgggagttggtgacggacagggaggcctggcgtgctgcaattcatggggtcgcaaagagtcggacacaactgagcgactgaactgaactataaaatTTGCGTTTATAGTTACTGAACAAAAACCCCATTACTAAAAGGTACTTGCttttatgctcagtcactcagtcgtgtccaggtttttgcaaccccatggactgttgcctgtcaggctcctctgtccatgggattctccagacaatactggagtgggttgccatttccttctccaggactttCTTGTGCACCCACATGAAAATCTGGCACGATTCTGTTATCATATGGGGTGTAAGGTTTTCTGTGTATAATCAACATATTGTACTCATGGGTTTTTCACAAGC encodes:
- the DSEL gene encoding dermatan-sulfate epimerase-like protein, coding for MALMFTGHCLFLVLVMFAFSTLEESVSNYSDWAVFPDDIDPFKTQRVQDVRPNQKPKKSMLHPRLYFDAGEIQAMRQKSRTTHLHLFRAIRSAVTAMLSNPTYYLPPPKHADFAAKWNEIYGNNLPPLALYCLLCPEDKVAFEFALEYMDRMVGYKDWLVENAPGDEVPVGHSLTGFATAFDFLYNLLDGRRRQKYLEKIWVITEEMYEYSKVRSWGKQLLHNHQATNMIALLTGALVTGVDKGTKVNLWKQVVVDVMEKTMFLLNHIVDGSLDEGVAYGSYTAKSVTQYVFLAQRHFNINNLDNNWLKMHFWFYYATLLPGFQRTVGIADSNYNWFYGPESQLVFLDKFVLKNGAGNWLAQQIRRHRPKDGPMVPSTAQRWSTLHTEYIWYDPQLTPQPPAEYGTAKMHMFPNWGVVTYGAGLPNTQTNTFVSFKSGKLGGRAVYDIVHFQPYSWIDGWRSFNPGHEHPDQNSFTFAPNGQVFVSEALYGPKLSHLNNVLVFAPSPTSQCNKPWEGQLGECAQWLKWTGEEVGDAAGEIITASQHGDMIFVSGEAVSAYSSAMKLKSVYRALLLLNSQTLLVVDHVEKQEDSPIKSVSAFFHNLDIDFKYIPYRFMNRYNGALMDVWDAHYKMFWFDHRGSSPLASIQEAEQAAEFKKRWTQFVNVTFQMESAITRIAYVFYGPYVNVSSCRFIDNSNSGLQLSLNVNNTDHVVSIVTDYQNLKTRFDYLGFGGFATVADQAQVTRFGLGTEAIVKPIRRDRVIFPFGFKFNVAVGLILCIGLVILTFQWRFYLSFRKLMRWILILVIALWSVELLDVWSACTQPICAKWARPETEASGQALAPGGQRTDPPDVVITSLPGSGAEILKQLFFNSSDFLYIRVPTAYIDIPETELEIDSFVDACEWTASEVHGVRFRLLRGWLQSLVRDTKLHLQNIHLHEPSRGKLAQYFSMNKDKKRKLKRRESLAEQRSRMKGAFDRDAEYVRALRRHLVHYPSARPVLSLGSGSWTLKLHFFHEVLGASMRALYVVRDPRAWVYSMLYSSKPSLYSLKNVQEHLAKLFKTEGSAGRCTLNSGYAVEYELLRKELLASRPHPVSLLAHAWLANTAAALRLNADLLPTSYQLIKFEDLVHFPQNTTERIFAFLGIPLSPATLNQILFATSTNLFYLPYEGEISPANTNVWKRNLPKDEIKLIENICWTLMDRLGYPKFMD